A region from the Candidatus Persebacteraceae bacterium Df01 genome encodes:
- a CDS encoding 5'-nucleotidase, translated as MTMPLLTVAVSSRALFDFEEENEIFKLHGEEAYVQTQLDRLERVAKPGVAFLLAKKLLAMNNHGEKRVEIIVLSRNDPVTGLRVFRAIAENGLNIQCGCFVRGRSPFRYLPACGANLFLSAFADDVRAALENGIPAAHVKGGDSLRAEELVNIATPLTTPIAKKKTSITETIDESKELRIAFDGDAVLFGDESERVYQEQGLDAFQQQEKEMVAAPLQPGPFKPFLEKLKKLRQASSNSIRTALVTARGAPAHERPIRTLMEWGLEVDEAMFLSGKNKKEFLRAFNPDFFFDDQVRNVEGILEAGHVPTGIKNEKN; from the coding sequence ATGACAATGCCACTGTTAACCGTTGCCGTATCATCACGCGCCTTGTTTGATTTTGAAGAGGAAAATGAAATTTTCAAATTGCACGGCGAAGAAGCCTATGTTCAAACACAACTGGATCGATTAGAGCGCGTAGCCAAGCCAGGCGTGGCTTTTCTGCTAGCAAAAAAACTACTGGCAATGAATAACCACGGGGAAAAACGGGTGGAAATTATTGTGTTGTCGCGTAATGACCCTGTCACCGGATTGCGCGTGTTTCGAGCTATCGCCGAAAACGGATTGAATATCCAATGCGGTTGTTTTGTGCGCGGACGCTCACCATTCCGTTATCTGCCGGCATGCGGAGCTAATTTATTTCTATCCGCTTTTGCTGATGATGTCCGTGCCGCACTGGAAAACGGCATTCCTGCCGCTCACGTTAAAGGTGGTGATAGCCTGCGTGCGGAAGAATTGGTGAATATTGCGACACCACTTACAACCCCCATTGCTAAAAAAAAGACCTCCATTACCGAAACGATTGACGAATCAAAAGAATTGCGCATTGCTTTTGACGGTGACGCAGTGCTATTTGGTGATGAATCAGAACGTGTATATCAAGAACAAGGACTGGATGCTTTTCAGCAGCAGGAAAAAGAAATGGTTGCAGCACCGCTGCAACCTGGGCCATTTAAGCCATTTTTAGAGAAATTGAAAAAGCTGCGACAAGCCTCTTCAAATTCCATTCGAACGGCACTGGTAACTGCGCGCGGAGCACCGGCACACGAGCGCCCGATTCGCACTCTGATGGAGTGGGGGCTGGAAGTGGACGAGGCAATGTTTCTTTCCGGTAAAAATAAAAAAGAGTTTTTACGCGCCTTCAATCCTGATTTTTTCTTTGACGATCAAGTTCGGAATGTGGAAGGAATATTGGAAGCAGGGCACGTCCCTACTGGCATCAAAAATGAAAAAAACTGA
- a CDS encoding S24 family peptidase, producing MPALDKAAELALRAGVSLNWLLGLSHDQYSPVEEIVRIPEYDTEFSAGRGITSAETLPSDRDFRRDFLGYARLNPDDLVMARVRGDSMAPTIPSASSVMFDLSQQDILVGSIYGVRLYDDLYIKYLRKTHTHIIMSGANSSYPPVQISTDEYDHFSVIGRVVWYSTLIN from the coding sequence ATGCCAGCATTAGATAAGGCGGCTGAATTAGCTTTACGGGCGGGAGTGTCACTTAATTGGTTGTTGGGGTTATCTCATGACCAATACAGCCCGGTGGAAGAAATTGTCCGTATCCCCGAATATGACACTGAATTTTCCGCGGGGCGCGGTATCACATCAGCCGAAACACTGCCGTCTGACCGTGATTTTAGGCGTGATTTTTTAGGTTACGCCCGTTTAAATCCAGATGATCTTGTCATGGCTCGTGTCCGTGGCGATAGTATGGCACCAACCATACCTTCAGCTTCTTCTGTTATGTTTGACCTCTCCCAGCAAGACATCCTCGTTGGTTCTATTTATGGCGTGCGCCTATATGACGACCTCTATATTAAGTACTTAAGGAAAACCCATACTCATATCATCATGTCCGGCGCTAATTCATCATATCCACCAGTACAGATATCAACGGATGAATATGACCATTTTTCTGTCATTGGAAGGGTCGTATGGTATTCCACCTTAATTAACTGA
- the dnaB gene encoding replicative DNA helicase, with the protein MSSIAPPHAVDAEQALLGSLLLNNKLFDVVDHLRGEHFYDKRNAVIYDTLKKMIAAGAVDPVLLSKQLDDEKKLRAAGGSEYIADVADCGASAVNVAAYVELVADMAQRRQVITILSEAQAAAYAPGDAKSSQLIDEIEQRLSEVQNEFAQQGTALRDAGVVAGQHLDKITDIIARDAFEELIGVPTGISRLDKMTSGLHGGDLIIVAARPGAGKTAFALNLARHATATGGGAVFFSLEMSAELLARRLVSQDGVPLSALRTGKGADGKPIDGDMIRAFAEGVGALEGRGVWIDDRSGITVLQARAQARRVRRLLAAENKKLSLIVVDYLQLMGSTIAGDNRALEVAAVSRGLKALAKELNVPVVALSQLNRAVDARADTTPRLTDLRESGAIEQDADLVLLLNETDKNSMNTQTAAVDLIVAKQRNGPIGKAMMSFEKMFSRFKERADE; encoded by the coding sequence ATGAGCAGCATAGCGCCACCTCATGCCGTAGACGCTGAACAGGCATTGCTTGGTTCGCTATTGCTGAATAATAAATTGTTTGATGTAGTAGATCATCTGCGGGGTGAGCATTTTTATGACAAGCGCAACGCTGTCATATATGACACCCTCAAAAAGATGATAGCAGCGGGCGCGGTTGACCCGGTGCTATTGAGCAAACAGCTAGACGACGAAAAGAAGCTACGAGCGGCTGGTGGATCGGAATATATTGCAGATGTGGCTGATTGCGGTGCATCCGCAGTCAATGTGGCAGCATATGTAGAGCTGGTCGCCGATATGGCACAGCGCCGGCAGGTAATTACCATATTATCCGAGGCACAGGCGGCTGCCTATGCGCCCGGCGACGCAAAATCAAGCCAATTAATAGATGAGATAGAGCAGCGGCTATCCGAAGTGCAGAACGAATTTGCGCAACAGGGAACCGCGCTGCGTGATGCGGGTGTAGTCGCTGGTCAACATCTCGACAAAATAACGGATATTATTGCTCGCGACGCATTTGAGGAGTTGATTGGCGTGCCGACAGGCATCAGCCGGCTCGACAAGATGACATCTGGCTTACACGGGGGCGATTTGATTATTGTGGCAGCACGTCCCGGTGCGGGTAAGACGGCATTCGCGCTGAACCTCGCGCGGCATGCTACAGCGACAGGCGGCGGCGCCGTGTTTTTTAGCTTGGAAATGAGTGCCGAATTATTGGCACGGCGGCTGGTTAGCCAAGACGGTGTGCCGCTGAGTGCATTGCGCACCGGTAAGGGCGCTGATGGTAAGCCGATAGATGGCGATATGATACGCGCCTTTGCCGAAGGTGTTGGCGCACTGGAGGGGCGCGGTGTATGGATTGATGACCGCAGTGGCATCACTGTGCTGCAAGCGCGAGCGCAGGCGCGGCGAGTACGACGACTGCTAGCAGCCGAAAATAAAAAACTATCGTTAATAGTAGTGGATTATTTACAGCTGATGGGTTCAACTATTGCTGGAGATAATCGTGCGCTAGAGGTGGCTGCTGTATCCCGCGGGCTAAAGGCCTTAGCGAAAGAATTGAATGTACCAGTGGTAGCACTGTCACAGCTCAACCGGGCGGTTGATGCGCGTGCGGACACTACACCGAGATTGACAGATCTACGCGAGAGCGGCGCGATTGAGCAGGATGCTGACCTTGTCTTACTGCTCAACGAGACGGACAAAAACTCAATGAATACGCAGACAGCAGCCGTTGATTTGATTGTAGCGAAACAAAGAAACGGACCAATAGGCAAAGCCATGATGTCGTTTGAAAAA